One region of Olleya sp. Hel_I_94 genomic DNA includes:
- a CDS encoding SDR family oxidoreductase — MTFKNKVVWITGASSGIGKGLVLALSKLDCQIIISSRKETDLNLIKQLCLKPENIAILPIDLANYDNMKPIVAKAISLFGSVDLLINNGGISQRSLIIDTDISVDKKLMEIDYLGTIALSKALLPHFIKNQSGHYAVVTSLMGKFSSPYRSGYCGAKHALHGFFDAMRMEHEKDNVKVTLICPGFVNTNIAKNALIGDGSLQNSQDKATENGLSITEFSTRMLKAIKQEKFEAYIGKKEILGVYLKRFFPRLLHRFVIKSQVR; from the coding sequence ATGACCTTTAAAAATAAAGTTGTTTGGATTACAGGTGCCTCTAGCGGAATTGGAAAAGGGTTAGTTTTAGCCTTATCAAAATTAGATTGTCAAATAATAATTTCTTCAAGAAAAGAAACCGATTTGAACCTAATCAAACAATTATGTCTTAAACCTGAAAACATTGCTATCTTACCCATTGATTTGGCTAATTATGACAACATGAAACCTATTGTAGCTAAAGCCATAAGTCTATTTGGATCTGTTGACCTACTAATAAATAATGGTGGAATTAGCCAAAGATCGCTAATAATAGACACAGACATTAGTGTAGACAAAAAATTAATGGAGATTGACTATTTAGGAACCATTGCTTTAAGCAAAGCCTTATTACCACACTTTATTAAAAACCAATCTGGTCACTATGCAGTAGTAACTAGTTTGATGGGTAAATTTAGTTCGCCTTATCGTTCTGGGTATTGCGGAGCAAAGCATGCTTTGCATGGTTTTTTTGATGCAATGCGCATGGAACATGAAAAAGATAATGTAAAGGTGACTTTAATTTGTCCTGGTTTTGTCAATACCAATATTGCTAAAAACGCTTTAATTGGCGATGGATCTTTACAAAACAGTCAAGATAAGGCTACTGAAAATGGATTATCCATTACTGAGTTTAGCACACGCATGCTTAAAGCTATTAAGCAAGAAAAGTTTGAAGCTTATATTGGGAAAAAAGAGATACTTGGAGTTTACTTAAAACGCTTTTTTCCAAGACTATTACATCGTTTTGTGATAAAAAGTCAGGTTAGATAA
- a CDS encoding AMP-binding protein, translated as MTPNFNKVHSKFKLNGNHYSFEELKEVAYSFIKEGLPFEQEIGDFLSHWLDNNNFILVKTSGSTGQPKTIKLQKQAMVNSAITTGDFFKLQPGNSALLCLPATYIAGKMMLVRAMVLGLEIDSVQPTTNPIFDPEKHYDFVAMIPAQAEKTVHRLSNIKTLIIGGAPLSNPLRLKLENLKTGVFETYGMTETITHIALKQLKSNGPQYFNILPNITISQNDKACLVIDAPLLTKDQIVTNDVVKLHSKTTFEWLGRADHVINSGGVKLFPEQIEAKLQSKIKSRFFITSEDDKTFGSVAILVIEAENTSLDAHVFSDLKAIEMPKKTYAIPAFAETSSGKVNRNETLKLLKK; from the coding sequence ATGACACCAAATTTTAATAAAGTACACAGTAAATTTAAATTAAATGGTAATCATTATTCTTTTGAAGAACTAAAAGAGGTTGCCTATAGTTTTATTAAAGAAGGCTTGCCATTTGAGCAAGAGATTGGTGACTTTTTATCCCATTGGTTAGATAATAACAATTTTATTTTAGTAAAAACATCAGGCTCTACAGGTCAGCCAAAAACCATAAAACTACAAAAGCAAGCGATGGTTAATTCTGCTATTACAACAGGTGATTTTTTTAAGTTGCAACCTGGTAACTCTGCTTTGTTGTGTCTACCAGCAACTTATATTGCAGGTAAAATGATGTTGGTTCGTGCTATGGTTTTAGGTTTAGAAATAGATAGCGTGCAACCCACTACAAACCCTATTTTTGATCCTGAAAAGCATTATGATTTTGTGGCTATGATTCCTGCGCAAGCAGAAAAAACGGTACACAGACTCAGCAATATTAAAACTCTAATTATTGGTGGAGCTCCATTATCTAATCCCTTAAGATTAAAATTAGAAAACTTAAAAACAGGTGTTTTTGAGACGTATGGTATGACTGAAACTATTACGCATATTGCACTTAAGCAATTAAAAAGTAATGGACCACAATACTTTAATATTTTACCAAATATTACAATTTCACAAAATGACAAAGCGTGTTTAGTCATAGACGCACCACTTTTAACCAAGGACCAAATTGTAACTAATGATGTGGTTAAATTACACTCTAAAACCACTTTTGAGTGGTTAGGACGTGCAGATCATGTTATTAATTCTGGAGGTGTTAAATTGTTTCCGGAACAGATTGAAGCAAAATTGCAATCAAAAATAAAGTCTCGTTTTTTTATAACTTCAGAAGATGATAAAACTTTTGGTAGTGTTGCAATATTAGTAATTGAAGCAGAAAATACGTCTTTAGATGCTCATGTGTTTTCTGACTTAAAAGCAATTGAAATGCCTAAAAAAACGTATGCTATTCCTGCTTTCGCTGAAACAAGTTCTGGTAAAGTTAACAGAAATGAAACACTTAAATTACTTAAAAAGTAG
- a CDS encoding o-succinylbenzoate synthase — translation MKASYYKHILEFKQPSGTSRGILKTKETWFIIIDKDGKRGVGECGILRGLSADDRPDYEAQLKSTCLDIEKGLDYLYAKNNQFPSIQIGLEMAFKSLESTNPFVLFPSDFTNGNAVIDINGLIWMGDQAFMKQQIEDKIASGFSCIKLKIGAIDFQTELDILKGIRQNFSESDIELRVDANGAFSTTEALEKLKRLSDFNLHSIEQPIKAGQPEDMAKLCETTPLAIALDEELIGVFNDHDKKQLLECINPQYIILKPSFIGGFKGSDTWINLAKKQNIGWWITSALESNVGLNAIAQYTFTKGSDLPQGLGTGSLFTNNITSPLKVKNGTLQYNLNTNWEFNF, via the coding sequence ATGAAAGCATCGTATTACAAACATATATTAGAATTTAAACAACCAAGCGGAACCTCTAGAGGTATATTAAAAACAAAGGAAACTTGGTTTATAATTATCGATAAAGATGGAAAACGTGGTGTTGGAGAATGTGGTATTTTAAGAGGTTTAAGTGCAGATGATAGACCTGATTATGAGGCACAACTTAAGTCCACTTGTTTAGATATTGAAAAAGGTTTAGATTATTTGTATGCTAAAAATAATCAATTTCCTAGTATCCAAATTGGATTAGAAATGGCCTTTAAGAGTTTAGAGAGCACTAATCCTTTTGTCTTATTTCCTTCTGATTTTACAAACGGAAATGCTGTTATAGATATTAATGGTTTGATTTGGATGGGTGATCAAGCCTTCATGAAACAACAAATTGAAGATAAAATAGCTTCAGGTTTTAGTTGTATTAAATTAAAAATTGGAGCTATAGATTTTCAAACTGAATTGGATATTTTAAAGGGAATCAGGCAAAATTTCAGCGAAAGCGATATAGAGCTACGTGTTGATGCAAATGGCGCTTTTAGTACTACTGAAGCTTTGGAGAAACTTAAGCGTTTATCAGACTTTAATTTACATTCCATTGAGCAACCCATTAAAGCTGGTCAACCGGAAGACATGGCTAAATTGTGTGAGACAACACCTTTAGCAATTGCTTTGGACGAAGAGCTGATTGGTGTTTTTAACGATCATGATAAAAAACAACTGTTAGAGTGTATTAATCCACAATATATTATTTTAAAACCAAGTTTTATAGGCGGATTTAAAGGCAGTGATACTTGGATAAATTTAGCAAAAAAACAAAATATTGGTTGGTGGATTACTAGTGCTTTGGAGAGTAATGTGGGATTAAATGCAATTGCACAATATACTTTTACAAAAGGGAGTGATTTACCTCAAGGTTTAGGTACAGGTAGCCTTTTTACTAATAATATTACGTCGCCTTTAAAGGTGAAAAATGGAACGTTACAATATAATTTAAATACTAATTGGGAATTTAATTTTTAA
- a CDS encoding VWA domain-containing protein, producing the protein MKTGLNLIIALFMVVQLHAQQKTVSGVITDQNGLPLPSATVLQMGTANGTTSDFDGNYSISVKVNDVLVFSYLGYKTEQVVVTDANTINVILQENSSLDEVVITVLGISRSTDEVKKSVTTIKSEEIIQASNPNVVNSLAGKVSGLKIKTKNHGVNQTTRIVLRGNRSLTGTNEALIVIDGKISSAEKLVNLAPKKIISTHVVKGAEGSALYGSQGANGVIIVTTVDGSKENAKISKFVQTNKELQHKFLNESYTKIHENKFKIAATTPLSTFSIDVDKAGYSNVRRMINNGQLIPANAVKIEEMVNYFDYNYPQPTDEHPFSINTEVVKTPWHKDTKLVKIGLQGKIYDNENLPAANLTFLIDVSGSMGNQNKLPLLKEAFKLLVNQLRPQDNVAIVVYAGAAGVVLKPTSGKHKTKIIEALDQLNSGGSTAGGQGIELAYKLAQENFNKKGNNRVILATDGDFNVGASSNDAMEKLIVKKRESGVFLSVLGFGYGNYKDDKLEILADKGNGNHAYIDTMQEARRIFETEFGGTLFTIAKDVKIQVEFNPNHVQAYRLIGYENRLLADEDFVNDTIDAGELGAGHTVTALYEVLPVGIESEYAKDIIDLKYTQNETVTNQYNDELFTVKFRYKKPDEDKSIEMIHVQKNETTEATEDMNFASAVALFGMQLRESQFYNNTNVQDVIALANKGRGEDRSGYRAEFVRLISTFK; encoded by the coding sequence ATGAAAACAGGATTAAATTTAATAATTGCACTATTTATGGTAGTACAATTACATGCACAACAAAAAACGGTATCTGGTGTTATTACAGATCAAAATGGTTTGCCATTACCATCTGCTACAGTGTTACAAATGGGAACAGCAAATGGGACAACATCCGATTTTGATGGTAATTATAGTATTTCTGTTAAAGTTAATGATGTTTTAGTATTTAGCTATTTAGGTTACAAGACAGAACAAGTCGTGGTAACTGATGCCAATACGATCAATGTTATTTTGCAAGAAAACAGTAGTTTAGATGAAGTCGTAATTACTGTTTTAGGAATTTCACGCTCAACAGACGAAGTGAAAAAATCTGTGACGACCATTAAATCAGAGGAAATTATACAAGCTTCCAATCCAAATGTAGTCAATAGTTTAGCAGGTAAAGTATCTGGTTTAAAAATCAAAACTAAAAATCATGGTGTTAATCAAACCACAAGAATTGTACTTAGAGGTAATAGATCTTTAACAGGTACAAATGAGGCACTTATTGTTATTGATGGTAAAATATCTTCGGCTGAAAAATTAGTTAATTTAGCACCAAAAAAAATAATATCTACTCATGTTGTTAAAGGCGCAGAAGGATCAGCTTTATATGGGTCACAAGGTGCCAATGGTGTAATTATAGTCACGACAGTAGATGGTAGTAAAGAAAATGCCAAGATTTCAAAATTTGTACAGACAAATAAAGAATTGCAACATAAATTTTTAAACGAAAGCTATACTAAAATACATGAAAATAAATTTAAAATAGCAGCTACAACACCTTTGTCAACCTTTTCTATAGATGTAGATAAGGCTGGTTATAGCAATGTAAGACGTATGATTAACAATGGACAATTAATTCCTGCAAATGCGGTTAAAATTGAAGAAATGGTTAATTATTTTGACTACAATTACCCACAACCAACGGATGAACATCCATTTTCTATCAATACAGAAGTTGTAAAAACCCCTTGGCATAAGGATACAAAGTTGGTTAAAATTGGTTTACAAGGTAAAATTTATGATAATGAAAACTTACCAGCTGCCAATCTTACTTTTTTAATAGATGTTTCAGGATCAATGGGTAATCAAAACAAGTTACCACTTTTAAAAGAGGCTTTTAAATTATTAGTTAATCAATTAAGACCACAGGACAATGTCGCTATTGTAGTGTATGCAGGAGCAGCTGGAGTTGTTTTAAAGCCAACATCAGGGAAACATAAAACAAAAATTATTGAAGCTTTAGATCAGTTAAATTCTGGTGGATCTACAGCAGGTGGTCAAGGTATTGAGTTGGCTTATAAATTGGCACAAGAAAATTTTAATAAAAAAGGAAATAACCGAGTAATTTTAGCTACTGATGGAGATTTTAATGTTGGTGCATCTAGTAATGATGCTATGGAAAAATTGATTGTTAAAAAAAGAGAATCAGGTGTCTTTTTATCAGTTTTAGGTTTTGGTTATGGAAATTACAAGGATGATAAGTTAGAGATTTTAGCAGATAAAGGTAACGGAAATCATGCGTATATCGATACCATGCAAGAAGCAAGACGTATTTTTGAAACCGAATTTGGTGGGACTTTGTTTACCATTGCTAAGGATGTAAAAATACAAGTAGAATTTAATCCTAATCATGTACAAGCTTATCGTTTAATTGGTTATGAAAACAGGTTGTTAGCAGATGAAGATTTTGTTAACGATACCATTGATGCTGGAGAACTTGGTGCAGGACACACAGTTACTGCTTTATATGAAGTACTTCCGGTTGGCATTGAAAGTGAGTACGCAAAAGACATTATAGATTTAAAATACACACAAAATGAAACTGTTACAAACCAATATAATGATGAGTTGTTTACCGTTAAATTTAGATATAAGAAACCTGATGAAGATAAAAGTATTGAAATGATACACGTACAAAAAAATGAAACAACAGAAGCTACTGAAGATATGAATTTTGCTAGTGCTGTTGCGTTATTTGGAATGCAGTTAAGAGAGTCTCAGTTTTATAATAATACCAATGTACAAGATGTTATAGCTTTAGCTAACAAAGGTAGAGGTGAAGATAGGTCTGGTTACAGAGCAGAATTTGTTAGATTAATAAGCACTTTTAAGTAA
- a CDS encoding CPBP family intramembrane glutamic endopeptidase gives MDFIKQAFNVKHEFWRYLVGSLIIAIFAVIGQFPFAIAAMIKYVSNGGSIDAMDEQALMSVLEPNLNLFLLLLSFAFGFLGLIIVVKYLHNQTMKSVTTARKKIDWKRVLFAFLFWGVITSTMILIDYFASPESYVWNFELNRFLILLVVAVLLIPIQTSLEEYIFRGYLMQGFGMLAKNRWFPLIMTSVIFGGMHVFNPEVGKLGYGVMVYYIGTGLFLGILTLMDDGMELALGFHAANNLFGALLVSADWTVLQTHSVLKDVSEPGQGYGDIFIPVFVVFPILLVIFAKVYKWTNWKEKLFGTIEAPITEDYKVLD, from the coding sequence ATGGATTTTATAAAACAAGCCTTTAATGTAAAGCACGAGTTTTGGCGTTATTTAGTAGGGTCTTTAATTATTGCAATTTTTGCAGTTATTGGACAATTTCCATTTGCTATCGCTGCAATGATTAAATATGTTAGTAATGGAGGCTCTATTGATGCTATGGATGAGCAAGCATTAATGAGTGTTTTAGAGCCTAATTTAAATTTATTTTTATTGTTATTATCCTTTGCTTTTGGATTTTTAGGACTAATTATTGTTGTAAAATATTTACATAATCAAACAATGAAATCCGTTACGACTGCCAGAAAAAAAATAGATTGGAAACGTGTACTATTTGCTTTTTTGTTTTGGGGTGTGATTACTTCTACGATGATTTTAATAGATTATTTTGCTAGTCCAGAGAGTTATGTATGGAATTTTGAGTTAAATCGTTTTTTAATTTTACTAGTAGTGGCTGTGCTTTTAATACCAATTCAGACCAGTTTAGAAGAGTATATTTTTAGAGGATATTTAATGCAAGGTTTTGGAATGTTGGCAAAAAACAGATGGTTTCCGTTAATAATGACTTCTGTTATTTTTGGAGGAATGCACGTTTTTAATCCAGAAGTAGGTAAGCTAGGTTATGGTGTAATGGTATATTATATAGGTACAGGATTATTTTTAGGTATTTTAACTTTAATGGACGATGGTATGGAGCTTGCATTAGGGTTTCATGCTGCTAATAATTTATTTGGTGCTTTATTAGTATCTGCAGATTGGACCGTATTACAAACACATTCTGTTTTAAAAGATGTGTCAGAACCTGGACAAGGCTATGGTGATATTTTTATTCCTGTGTTTGTTGTATTCCCTATTTTACTTGTAATTTTTGCAAAGGTGTATAAATGGACTAATTGGAAAGAAAAATTATTTGGAACGATAGAAGCACCAATCACTGAAGATTATAAAGTTTTAGATTAA